The following are encoded together in the Planctobacterium marinum genome:
- the folK gene encoding 2-amino-4-hydroxy-6-hydroxymethyldihydropteridine diphosphokinase codes for MITESVYIGLGANLNDPVAQLKSALKSLQSLPDTQLVSHSSLYSSKPLGPQEQPEYVNAVAELRTELAPLSLLDALQVIEQEQGRVRKEERWGPRTLDLDIILFGKQIISCERLTVPHYHFHAREFVLYPLNQIAPALRLPDGTPLATLISQVPDNGLTELIPACDLGIA; via the coding sequence GTGATAACTGAATCGGTTTATATCGGGCTCGGCGCTAACCTCAATGATCCCGTAGCACAGCTTAAAAGCGCCCTGAAATCCCTACAGTCATTGCCTGACACCCAACTAGTTAGTCATTCCAGTTTATACAGCAGCAAACCACTCGGACCGCAGGAGCAGCCGGAATACGTTAATGCCGTCGCAGAGTTACGCACTGAACTTGCCCCTCTATCATTATTAGATGCTCTCCAGGTCATAGAGCAAGAACAGGGAAGGGTGCGCAAAGAAGAGCGTTGGGGACCGCGTACACTGGACCTGGATATCATTTTATTTGGTAAGCAAATTATCAGCTGTGAGCGATTAACTGTCCCTCATTACCATTTTCACGCCAGAGAGTTTGTACTTTACCCCTTAAATCAAATTGCGCCGGCGCTGCGTTTGCCGGACGGGACCCCATTAGCTACCCTGATATCTCAGGTGCCGGATAATGGTTTAACCGAGTTGATCCCGGCTTGTGATCTCGGGATTGCTTGA
- the pcnB gene encoding polynucleotide adenylyltransferase PcnB: protein MPRAEHNVSREDISPNALKVLYRLHGAGHQAYLVGGCVRDLLLGQHPKDFDVVTDATPEQIKALFRNCRLIGRRFRLAHIVFGREIIEVATFRGHHQIAESGSAQTSKQSEAGQLLRDNVFGTIEEDAERRDFTVNAMYYNIADYSIRDFAKGREAIAKRELELIGDPETRYREDPVRMLRAVRFAAKLDFNITQRAAQPIPELAELLSNVAPARLFEEVIKLFINGAGVKTFELMQKYHLFGQLFPQVQPLLENPQGKEYQFLQKVLINTDNRINSGLRVTPAFFYAAVMWYAVEERQQQHINEGGFNRHDAFIMAMNDVLHRQMQRIMIPKRFTTVIRDIWLLQHRLPKRFGKRAWVTLEHARFRAAYDFLVLRGEVEGGEIAEVGQWWTDFQEAGPAQRKKMLANLRGKDGKPTRRKRHYHNKNRDN from the coding sequence GTGCCGCGTGCAGAGCATAATGTTTCGCGGGAAGACATCAGTCCCAATGCTTTAAAAGTGCTTTACCGTTTGCACGGCGCAGGCCATCAGGCTTATCTGGTGGGTGGCTGTGTGCGTGATCTGCTGTTGGGTCAGCACCCCAAAGACTTCGATGTAGTTACCGATGCCACACCAGAACAAATCAAGGCTTTATTTCGCAATTGTCGCCTTATTGGACGTCGTTTTCGCCTGGCGCATATCGTATTCGGTCGCGAGATCATCGAAGTGGCGACTTTCCGCGGCCATCATCAGATTGCTGAGTCTGGTAGTGCACAAACCAGTAAGCAAAGCGAAGCTGGTCAGTTACTGCGGGATAACGTTTTTGGCACCATAGAAGAAGATGCCGAGCGCCGAGATTTCACCGTCAATGCCATGTATTACAATATTGCGGATTACAGTATTCGCGATTTTGCCAAAGGCCGAGAGGCGATTGCTAAACGCGAGCTGGAGTTGATTGGCGACCCGGAAACCCGCTATCGCGAGGATCCAGTGCGCATGTTACGAGCGGTGCGTTTTGCTGCAAAACTAGACTTTAACATCACTCAGCGCGCAGCCCAGCCTATTCCGGAGTTGGCTGAGTTACTAAGCAATGTCGCGCCTGCCAGATTATTCGAAGAAGTCATTAAGTTGTTTATTAACGGCGCGGGGGTTAAAACTTTTGAGCTGATGCAAAAATACCATTTGTTTGGTCAGTTATTCCCGCAAGTACAGCCGTTGTTAGAAAACCCACAAGGTAAGGAATACCAGTTTTTACAAAAAGTATTAATCAACACCGATAATCGTATCAATTCTGGCTTACGAGTGACGCCGGCTTTCTTCTACGCCGCGGTTATGTGGTATGCCGTAGAAGAGCGGCAGCAGCAACATATTAATGAAGGCGGTTTTAATCGCCACGATGCTTTTATCATGGCTATGAATGACGTGTTACACAGACAAATGCAACGCATCATGATCCCCAAGCGCTTTACCACGGTGATCCGCGATATCTGGCTGTTGCAACACCGCCTGCCGAAACGCTTCGGCAAACGCGCTTGGGTAACCCTTGAACATGCTCGATTCCGCGCAGCCTACGATTTTCTGGTATTGCGCGGTGAAGTAGAAGGCGGCGAGATAGCAGAAGTGGGTCAGTGGTGGACAGATTTCCAGGAGGCGGGCCCTGCGCAGCGCAAAAAAATGCTGGCTAATTTGCGAGGCAAAGACGGCAAACCCACCCGCAGAAAACGTCATTACCACAATAAGAATCGTGATAACTGA
- the panB gene encoding 3-methyl-2-oxobutanoate hydroxymethyltransferase — protein sequence MKKVTTSVLLKMKQERQKITVLTAYDASFAKLFDEAGIDAMLIGDSLGMVLQGEDSTLPVSVDDIAYHTRAVRNGTSRALVVADMPFMSYATPEQTYPNAAKLMAAGANMVKLEGGEWLLESIEGLVKRGIPVCGHLGLTPQSVNVIGGFKVQGRDQEKAQKMISEAQQLERAGIQMLVLECVPTNLAASITEAVSIPVIGIGAGNKTDGQVLVMHDMFGISANYMPKFSKNYLAQTGDIRKAVSAFIDEVQSGAFPDESHSFAD from the coding sequence ATGAAAAAAGTGACCACTTCAGTATTGCTGAAAATGAAGCAGGAGCGTCAGAAGATAACGGTACTCACTGCCTATGATGCCAGCTTTGCCAAGCTCTTTGACGAAGCGGGTATCGATGCGATGCTTATCGGGGACTCCTTGGGAATGGTATTGCAGGGGGAAGACTCTACACTCCCTGTGAGTGTTGATGATATCGCTTATCACACCCGAGCTGTGCGCAATGGTACATCACGAGCATTGGTGGTGGCGGATATGCCATTTATGTCTTATGCAACACCAGAGCAAACCTACCCAAACGCTGCAAAATTAATGGCCGCTGGGGCCAATATGGTAAAACTGGAAGGCGGCGAATGGCTGCTGGAAAGTATCGAAGGCTTGGTAAAGCGAGGCATTCCTGTGTGCGGACACCTGGGCTTAACGCCACAATCGGTAAACGTGATTGGCGGCTTTAAAGTACAAGGCCGAGACCAGGAAAAAGCCCAAAAAATGATCAGCGAGGCACAACAACTGGAGCGCGCTGGTATCCAGATGTTGGTGCTTGAGTGTGTACCTACTAACTTGGCAGCTTCCATAACTGAAGCGGTATCCATTCCGGTTATTGGTATTGGTGCAGGTAATAAAACCGATGGACAGGTTCTGGTGATGCACGACATGTTTGGCATCAGTGCCAACTATATGCCGAAGTTTTCCAAAAATTATCTGGCTCAAACCGGCGATATTCGCAAAGCGGTAAGTGCCTTTATTGATGAAGTGCAAAGTGGCGCCTTTCCAGATGAGTCACATAGTTTTGCGGATTAA
- the panC gene encoding pantoate--beta-alanine ligase, translated as MLKIADIIKLREQRRSWQLDGKVIGFVPTMGNLHDGHLQLVREAKKSCDIVVVSIFVNPMQFGPNEDLDAYPRTMEEDCAKLEALGVDCLFTPDSEAIYARGLEQQTFVEVPGISYMICGASRPGHFRGVATIVCKLFNMVQPNHAFFGEKDFQQLQVIKAMVQDLSMNLTIHGVATVRESDGLAMSSRNGYLNEKERSIAPKLYSALLTLSEQIISGRRDFRQLVKEHTLFLNNAGFKTDYIEIRCAETLMHPSHEDTELVILAAGFLGKTRLIDNLPVSLD; from the coding sequence ATGCTAAAAATAGCCGACATTATAAAATTAAGAGAGCAGCGCCGCAGCTGGCAACTGGATGGCAAGGTTATTGGCTTTGTGCCAACTATGGGTAATCTGCACGATGGCCACCTGCAGCTAGTGCGGGAAGCGAAAAAAAGCTGCGATATCGTGGTGGTATCTATTTTTGTTAACCCGATGCAATTCGGCCCCAATGAGGACCTGGATGCCTACCCCAGGACTATGGAGGAAGATTGCGCCAAGCTTGAAGCCTTAGGAGTAGATTGTTTATTTACCCCTGATTCCGAAGCTATTTACGCCAGAGGCCTTGAGCAGCAAACGTTTGTGGAAGTGCCGGGTATTTCTTACATGATCTGTGGCGCCAGTCGTCCCGGGCATTTTCGCGGCGTAGCCACCATCGTATGTAAATTATTTAATATGGTGCAGCCCAATCACGCCTTTTTTGGTGAGAAGGATTTCCAGCAGTTGCAGGTTATCAAAGCCATGGTACAAGACCTGTCCATGAACCTTACCATTCATGGCGTGGCGACGGTCAGAGAAAGTGATGGCCTGGCTATGAGCAGTCGCAATGGTTATCTCAACGAAAAAGAGCGCAGTATCGCCCCAAAACTCTATTCAGCCCTGTTAACCTTATCGGAACAGATAATTTCCGGCAGGCGGGATTTTCGTCAACTGGTAAAAGAGCATACGCTGTTTTTAAATAATGCCGGCTTTAAAACCGACTACATTGAGATCAGGTGTGCTGAGACCCTGATGCACCCCAGTCACGAAGATACTGAATTGGTGATCCTGGCGGCAGGCTTTTTAGGTAAAACTCGCCTTATCGACAATTTACCAGTAAGCCTGGACTGA